One window of uncultured Trichococcus sp. genomic DNA carries:
- a CDS encoding septation ring formation regulator EzrA: MEFIYWLVAIILLVLIGYGAIMYLTRQQANRIKEIDEKKQKAMAIPVADNLFTLKNMNLTGQTKRTYESWQATWQTITRFQYPEIEAALVSAEQYIQRMNFIKAKQAISQADQLIDETKNSVEKVNKALEKLLESAQENRKELEEIQERYNKIRKQLLAHSFTFGPAIETLEKNLNYMELDFTKFNSLTNEGDHMEAKEILSRIEQDLLVMEEVVEKIPELNEKIKTEYEEQVNDLKDGYQRLLDEKYVFEGVDVSAEIAAVEKEIQEAKDSIGLADINEAGKKMDKIERDIEAVYAIMEKEMEAKDFVGRHTANLQKKMDHVLQSNRYVLLEIDRVSQNYFLNKNELGRAQEFEEQLLKENEALRYYDKMMKEHEISYSVVRDYYEKISQRLSEIDKEQSELVSNLSDLRNREKEIKDSIDLYELDMRNMKRTIEKYHLPGLPKVYLDLFFSVTDRIEDLASKLNRVKIDMDEIDAISKMCEEDIEMLDNQTQAIVDNAMLTEYMIQYANRFRHSHVEIENAINKALVLFHREYDYEGALEAIKIPLNRVEAGAARKVEESYQEEKNRRYY, translated from the coding sequence ATGGAGTTTATATATTGGTTAGTGGCGATAATATTGTTAGTGTTGATCGGGTATGGTGCGATCATGTATTTGACGAGGCAACAAGCGAATCGGATCAAAGAGATCGATGAGAAGAAACAAAAAGCGATGGCCATACCGGTGGCCGATAACCTGTTCACATTGAAAAATATGAATTTGACAGGGCAAACAAAGCGCACGTATGAGAGTTGGCAAGCTACATGGCAGACCATCACGCGTTTTCAGTATCCTGAAATCGAAGCGGCGCTGGTCAGTGCCGAACAATACATCCAGCGCATGAATTTCATCAAGGCGAAGCAAGCCATTTCGCAAGCGGATCAATTGATCGACGAAACGAAGAACAGCGTTGAAAAAGTGAACAAGGCACTCGAAAAACTATTGGAAAGTGCGCAGGAAAACCGCAAAGAGTTGGAAGAAATCCAGGAACGATACAATAAAATCCGCAAACAATTGTTGGCGCACAGTTTTACATTCGGTCCGGCCATCGAAACGTTGGAGAAGAACCTGAATTACATGGAGTTGGATTTCACGAAATTCAATTCACTGACGAACGAGGGCGACCATATGGAAGCCAAGGAAATCTTGTCGCGTATCGAGCAAGATTTGCTGGTGATGGAAGAAGTCGTTGAAAAGATTCCTGAGCTGAACGAAAAAATCAAAACAGAGTACGAGGAGCAAGTAAACGATCTGAAAGACGGCTACCAACGCCTGTTGGATGAAAAATACGTTTTCGAAGGTGTGGATGTCTCCGCTGAGATAGCTGCGGTCGAAAAAGAAATCCAGGAAGCGAAAGATTCCATCGGGCTAGCCGACATCAATGAAGCCGGCAAAAAGATGGATAAGATCGAACGCGATATCGAGGCGGTCTATGCCATCATGGAAAAAGAGATGGAAGCCAAGGATTTTGTGGGCCGCCATACGGCGAACCTGCAAAAGAAAATGGATCATGTCCTGCAGAGCAACCGCTATGTATTGCTTGAAATCGACCGCGTTTCCCAGAATTACTTCCTGAACAAGAATGAATTAGGCCGCGCGCAAGAGTTCGAAGAGCAGTTGCTGAAGGAAAACGAAGCCTTGCGTTACTACGATAAGATGATGAAGGAACATGAAATTTCCTACTCGGTTGTCCGCGACTACTACGAAAAAATCAGCCAACGCCTTTCCGAAATCGACAAGGAACAGTCTGAATTGGTCAGCAACCTCAGCGATTTGCGCAACCGCGAAAAGGAAATCAAGGACAGCATCGATCTGTACGAGTTGGATATGCGCAACATGAAGCGGACCATCGAAAAGTACCATCTGCCTGGATTGCCGAAAGTCTATTTGGACCTTTTCTTCTCAGTCACGGATCGCATCGAGGATTTGGCTTCCAAGCTGAACCGCGTGAAGATCGACATGGACGAAATCGATGCCATCTCCAAAATGTGCGAAGAGGACATCGAAATGCTGGATAACCAAACGCAGGCGATCGTGGACAATGCGATGCTGACGGAATATATGATCCAGTACGCAAACCGTTTCCGTCATTCGCATGTGGAAATCGAAAATGCCATCAACAAAGCTTTGGTGCTTTTCCATCGCGAATACGACTATGAAGGTGCGCTGGAAGCCATCAAAATTCCGCTGAACCGCGTCGAAGCAGGGGCTGCCCGCAAAGTGGAAGAATCCTACCAGGAAGAAAAAAATCGCCGCTACTATTAA
- a CDS encoding cysteine desulfurase family protein yields the protein MIYFDNSATTKMYPEVVDTYRKVNEQFFGNPSSLHRLGNEADALLQQSRKQIAQLLGAQPDEIFFTSGGTESDNWAIKGTAMEKFAAGKHMIASSVEHPAVSKSLEQLEKLGFEISYLPVDADGIVSVEELEKAIRKDTVLLSVMAINNEVGSIQPIEAIGELLENYPWVHFHVDAVQAVGECEPLIRHPRVDLLSLSAHKFHGPKGVGILYKKHGKRIAPLLTGGGQEAGMRSTTENVGGVAAMAKALRMTLENSASSREQEQLVRGKLVAALSEYEDVRIFSPEGGAGHILCFAMRGVRGEVMVHAFESQDIFISTTSACSSRKKGTPYTLGSMGVPVSWSQCAVRISLSGENTESEAEAFIEHFRTLHQQFQKIQ from the coding sequence ATGATTTATTTTGACAACAGTGCAACAACCAAAATGTATCCGGAGGTTGTGGATACTTACCGGAAGGTCAATGAACAATTTTTTGGCAATCCTTCCAGCCTGCACAGATTAGGCAATGAAGCGGATGCTTTGCTGCAGCAATCGCGCAAACAGATCGCCCAATTACTGGGCGCCCAGCCGGATGAAATTTTCTTCACGAGCGGCGGCACAGAGAGCGACAACTGGGCAATCAAAGGAACAGCGATGGAGAAGTTCGCTGCCGGGAAACACATGATCGCTTCCTCTGTCGAACATCCCGCAGTCTCAAAATCGCTGGAACAGCTGGAAAAGTTAGGGTTTGAAATCAGCTATTTGCCTGTCGATGCGGACGGAATCGTATCCGTTGAGGAGCTTGAGAAAGCGATTAGGAAAGATACGGTCCTGCTGAGCGTCATGGCCATCAATAATGAAGTCGGCAGCATCCAGCCGATTGAGGCTATCGGTGAACTGCTGGAAAATTATCCTTGGGTCCATTTCCATGTGGATGCCGTGCAGGCTGTCGGTGAATGCGAGCCGCTGATCCGGCATCCCCGTGTGGATCTCTTGTCGCTTTCAGCGCACAAATTCCACGGCCCCAAAGGTGTCGGCATCCTTTATAAAAAACACGGCAAACGGATTGCGCCGTTGTTGACGGGGGGCGGGCAAGAAGCGGGCATGCGCAGCACGACCGAGAATGTCGGCGGAGTTGCGGCGATGGCGAAAGCCTTGCGCATGACGCTGGAAAACAGCGCCTCAAGCCGCGAGCAAGAACAATTGGTCCGGGGTAAGTTGGTTGCGGCCCTTTCGGAATATGAAGATGTCAGGATCTTTTCGCCTGAAGGCGGAGCGGGCCATATCCTCTGTTTTGCCATGAGAGGCGTCCGGGGAGAAGTGATGGTCCATGCTTTCGAAAGCCAGGATATCTTCATTTCAACCACCAGCGCCTGCTCGAGCAGAAAGAAAGGCACGCCCTATACGCTGGGATCGATGGGCGTGCCGGTTTCCTGGAGCCAGTGTGCGGTCAGGATAAGCCTTTCCGGCGAGAATACGGAGTCGGAAGCGGAAGCCTTCATCGAACATTTCCGGACGCTGCATCAACAGTTCCAGAAGATACAATAG
- the thiI gene encoding tRNA uracil 4-sulfurtransferase ThiI, translating to METHIQIRFGELSTKGKNKKRFVQQLAQNVRMVTKDHPQIKIKPEHDFMLLELNGADEAVIIDRLQHVFGIQNYSPVYLVSRDLDEVKRVLVELLGKMETTGKTFKIATRRSDHEYEHDTTFMNAELGATVLDAFPGISVKMKQPDILVRVDIKTSGIMLSTQTYQGAGGLPVGSSGRGMLMLSGGIDSPVAGYLAMKRGVKIEAVHFHSPPYTSPQALQKAKDLAAKLTRFGGEIQFIEVPFTEIQEEIKEKVPADYLMTITRRMMLRITDAIRAERKGLAIFNGESLAQVASQTLESMVAINDVTTTPIIRPVATMDKLEIIDLAQKIDTFDLSVQPFEDCCTIFAPPSPKTKPHLDKARRFEALLDVEPLVARAVAGIVVSSITGREDTASQDEALFSDLL from the coding sequence ATGGAAACGCACATTCAAATCCGTTTTGGCGAATTATCGACCAAAGGGAAAAATAAAAAACGTTTTGTCCAGCAGTTGGCGCAAAATGTCAGGATGGTCACAAAGGATCATCCGCAGATCAAAATCAAACCCGAGCACGATTTTATGTTGTTGGAATTGAACGGAGCTGACGAGGCCGTCATTATCGATCGCTTGCAGCATGTATTCGGCATCCAAAACTATTCGCCGGTCTATCTCGTTTCGCGTGATCTCGATGAAGTGAAACGCGTTTTGGTGGAGTTGCTAGGAAAAATGGAGACGACCGGAAAGACGTTCAAAATAGCTACGCGCCGCTCGGATCATGAATACGAGCATGACACGACCTTCATGAATGCCGAGCTGGGGGCAACCGTGCTGGATGCTTTTCCGGGCATTTCGGTCAAGATGAAGCAGCCGGATATCCTTGTGCGCGTAGACATCAAAACCAGCGGCATCATGCTGAGTACGCAAACTTACCAAGGGGCTGGCGGCTTGCCTGTCGGTTCCAGCGGCAGAGGCATGCTCATGCTTTCCGGTGGCATCGATTCGCCGGTGGCCGGTTACCTTGCCATGAAGCGCGGCGTAAAGATTGAGGCGGTTCACTTCCACAGTCCACCTTACACAAGTCCGCAAGCGTTGCAGAAAGCCAAGGATCTGGCTGCCAAATTGACCAGATTCGGCGGTGAAATCCAGTTCATCGAAGTGCCGTTCACGGAAATCCAGGAAGAAATCAAGGAGAAGGTGCCGGCGGATTATCTGATGACGATCACGCGCCGGATGATGCTGCGGATCACCGACGCCATCAGAGCCGAACGTAAAGGGCTGGCCATCTTCAATGGGGAATCTTTGGCCCAGGTCGCTTCCCAGACGCTGGAAAGTATGGTTGCCATCAATGATGTCACAACGACGCCGATCATTCGTCCTGTCGCAACGATGGATAAATTGGAAATCATCGATTTGGCACAGAAAATCGATACATTTGATTTGTCGGTGCAACCCTTCGAGGACTGCTGCACGATTTTTGCGCCGCCATCACCAAAAACGAAACCGCACTTGGATAAAGCCAGACGTTTTGAAGCGCTCCTTGATGTGGAACCACTCGTTGCGCGCGCTGTTGCCGGCATTGTAGTATCGAGCATAACCGGCCGGGAGGACACCGCCAGCCAAGACGAGGCGCTCTTTTCGGATTTACTCTAA
- the tpx gene encoding thiol peroxidase produces the protein MQVTLKGEAVEVLGTQPVVGEKAPAFSLHNTKDEKVALDDLRGSVVLISVFPDINTSVCDKQTRKFNETAANIEGLTLLSVSRNTKEELVNWCSANGIDMQMLHDDAGEFGEAYGLKVPKLGNKLARSVFVIDKEGILSYMEIVPEIATEPDEAAALAAAKNLL, from the coding sequence ATGCAAGTGACATTAAAGGGTGAAGCGGTTGAAGTTTTAGGTACGCAACCCGTAGTTGGGGAGAAGGCACCGGCATTTTCGTTGCACAACACAAAAGACGAAAAGGTAGCTTTGGATGATCTGCGCGGTTCGGTTGTTTTGATCAGCGTATTCCCGGATATCAACACGAGCGTCTGCGATAAACAAACACGCAAATTCAACGAGACGGCAGCGAACATCGAAGGCTTGACGTTGTTGTCGGTTTCGAGAAATACAAAAGAAGAACTGGTCAACTGGTGCTCGGCGAACGGCATCGACATGCAGATGCTACATGATGATGCAGGCGAATTCGGGGAAGCCTACGGACTGAAAGTGCCCAAATTGGGCAATAAGTTGGCGCGCAGCGTCTTCGTCATCGACAAAGAAGGCATCCTTTCCTATATGGAGATCGTCCCGGAAATCGCGACGGAACCGGATGAAGCAGCAGCATTGGCAGCGGCCAAAAATTTGCTCTAA